A window from Nitrospirota bacterium encodes these proteins:
- the pgsA gene encoding CDP-diacylglycerol--glycerol-3-phosphate 3-phosphatidyltransferase produces the protein MHTLKLNLPTILTLSRIVLIPFFVLTVYNHPVIGALVFSIASITDFLDGYLARRSGQITKFGIIMDPLADKFLVISALIVLVDMERVSAFVAIILIVRDFLVTGLRVVALSKDIVIPAEMGGKLKTTAQITSVLCLILVGSVFDNLPLDLYDIGLAFIWIAVVLSVTSGVQYTISFWRKV, from the coding sequence ATGCATACTTTGAAACTTAACCTGCCTACGATCCTGACACTGAGCAGGATCGTTCTTATTCCCTTCTTCGTCTTGACCGTCTATAACCATCCGGTGATCGGCGCACTGGTATTCAGTATCGCCTCGATCACGGATTTTCTTGACGGCTATCTAGCAAGGCGCTCCGGACAGATCACCAAGTTCGGCATCATCATGGACCCTCTTGCAGACAAGTTCCTTGTCATATCGGCTCTCATCGTACTTGTTGACATGGAACGAGTGTCGGCTTTCGTTGCGATCATACTTATTGTACGGGATTTTCTGGTAACAGGCTTGCGGGTTGTTGCGCTTTCAAAAGACATTGTAATCCCGGCAGAAATGGGCGGCAAGCTCAAAACTACCGCTCAGATCACGTCAGTCCTCTGTCTGATACTCGTGGGCAGCGTCTTTGACAACCTCCCCCTGGACCTCTATGACATTGGTCTGGCATTTATCTGGATCGCTGTTGTGCTGTCCGTTACCTCAGGCGTGCAATACACAATCTCGTTCTGGAGAAAAGTGTGA